CGAGGACATCCGGCGCAGTTCGGCCCGGACCTTGCCCGATCTTCTCGCCATGGTGCCGGGGGTGCAAGTGGCCCGGCAGTCGGGCAACGAGTGGGCCATCAGCGCCCGTGGGTTCAACTCCCAATACAACAACAAGATGCTGGTGCTGGTGGACGGCCGCAACGTCTATGACCCCACCTTCGGCAAGGTGAAGTGGAACGAATTGGACCTGTTCCTGCCCGACATCGAGCGCATCGAGGTCATCCGGGGTCCGGGCGGCACCCTTTGGGGCTGCAACGCGGTCAACGGGATCGTGAACATCATCACCAAGGATTCCAAGAGCACCCAGGGCACCTATCTTTCCACCTTGGCCGGCCTCGACCTCTATGGCTCCCGGCCCGATCCTCGCATCATGGACAGTCGGCTCCTGATCCGTTATGGAGGAGCGCTGGCCGCCAATACCAATTACCGGATCTATGGCCAATTCTCCAGCGAGGCCCCTTCCATCAACCCCAAGGTGGATCCCTATGAGGATGACTTGGGCCCTTTTTGGAACGACAGTTGGTACGATTTCCGCGTGGGGGGACGTCTGGATTGGCGCAACGCCACCGATCAGGTGACATGGGAAAGTGAATTCCAAAAGGGCCATTTCGACTACGCCCGGCTCACGACCGCGGTCGACAGTTTGTTCGACCCCACGACCTTCCAGGACATCAACGACCTCAATACGGAGATCGACCAGAACGCCCATCTTTTGTTGCGGTGGACCCGGGATTATTCCGATGGCTCCGAACTGCAGACCTTGGCCACCTACGATTACCACAACCTCACCTACACCAACGACCCGAGGGTCGAGAACCTGGGGCAGTTCGAGCTCCAGTTCCAGCACCGGTTCCTCCTAGGGTCCTGGAACGAGATCACCTATGGGGGGAATTACCGGAACTATTCCGACCAATTCCTGAACCCCCTTTATTTTTTCTATTCACCGGACAACCTGACCTTGGACATCTATGGAGGCTATCTCCAGGACCGATTGACCTTGTTGGAAGGGCGGCTCTTCTTCACCGGAGGGGTGAAACTGGAAAGCAATTCCTTCACGGGCGGGGAATGGCAGCCTTCGGGACGCCTCCTTTTCACCCCGGACGACAAGAACAGCCTTTGGGTGGCGGTATCCAAGGCGGTCCGCATCCCGGTGCAGGTCGGGACCAACTTGACGATCTATTTCGGCGGGATCCCGGCGGATGGTATCGGGCCTGGGACCCCCCCGGTGAACACCTATGGCGCCTTCATCCCCAACCAGGATCTGAACGTGGAGAACTTGATCTCCTATGAATTCGGCTATCGGACCAATCCTACGAAAGAAACCTCCCTGGACCTGGCCCTCTTCTTCAACGACTACACCGACCTTTTTCGCTTCGTCCCGGTCAACGGCACCTACCCTTCCCCCGCCGGAGGAGTGATCGATAGTTCCTATTTGCCGGTGGTCCAGCCCCAGAACGGCGGTAAGGGCGCCATCTATGGCCTGGAGCTCGCGGGGGAATGGAAACCGATGAAGTCCTTGAAATTCATGGCGGCCTACACCTACCAGGATTATGACCAGAACATGGTGGCCGCCTCCAATATCGAAACGGGCGCACCCCCTCCCCACCACCTGGCCAATGGACGTGTCTATTTCGATCCCTTGCCCGACTGGGAACTGAACAGCGCGCTCTATTTCACCGACACCACCACCCTCTACGACCTGTTGGACAATACCCATGTGGTGCCGGCCTATTGCCGGTGGGACCTGGGATTGGCCTGGAAAAGCCCGGAGGGGATGCGTTTCGAGATCGGCGCCACGGACCTGGAAGGGGGCTACAAGGAGACCCTTCCTTCGGCTTTCGTGGACCCCGTCCAGGTGGCGACCTCCCTTTACACCCGTTGGAGCCTCGAATTTTAGGAGCGGTTTTGACCCGAAAAAGCCTGATCCTTATCTTCCTTTTGGCTTTCCTGACCGGGCCCTTGGGGCTCCGCGCGGAATCTTCCCGGGCGGTGGACCCTTATGAGCTGGAAGCGGCCTATTTGGTCCATTTCCTTGAGTTCGTGGGTTGGCCCGAAAGTGCCTTCGCCGACCCTAAATCCCCTTATGTGATCGGGGTACTGGGGGAAGACCCGTTCGGGGAGAAGCTCTCCCGCCTGACCTCCGGCCGCCTTTTCAACGGAAGGACCGTGATCATCAAGAAATTCGGGGGATATGACCCGGAGGAAGGGGATGACCTTCGGGCCTGCCATGTCCTGTTCGTGGCGGGGTCCGAAAAAGATCGCTTGCCCATCATCCTCAAGATCCTCAGGCGGGCGCCCGTCCTGACCGTATCCGAGATCGAAAAATTCCCCCTCTATGGGGGCATCCTGGCCTTCGACCAGGAGGGCAAGAAGATAAGGCTCTATGTCAATCCCAAGGCCGCCAAAGGCGCCCAACTCCAGTTCAGCGCCAGGCTCCTGCAGGTCTGCCGGACCTACGGGGACGACTGAACCATGGCCTGGAACTTCAAGGACCTGGCCCTCAAGCGGAAGATATTCCTCATCGCGGTGGCCTCCAGCACCCTTTCCCTGGCCCTGGCCTCCTGTCTCATCCTCCTGAACGAGCGTCTGACCTTCCCGGGCATCCTGGAAAAGCAGCTCTTGAACCTCGCCACCCTGGTGGGGGACAACTGCACGGCGGCCCTGACCTTCAATGACGAAAAGACGGCGCAGGAGGTGGTCAGCACGCTCCACAACAACCCCCATATCCTGGAAGCGGTCCTTTACGACAACCGGGGCCGGGTCGTCGCCTGGTTCCCGCAGACCGGGACGCCTCCCGCCGTCCCGGCCAGACCCTTGCGGGAAGGGATCTGGATGGACCGGGACAAGGCCTGGCTCTATCACTATGTCCTGGCCGGGCCCGAACGGCTGGGGACCCTCTACCTGGTCTCCGACATGCAGGAGATGAACAGCCGGCTCCTCAATACCGCCATGGCGACCGGCGTCGTTCTGGTGGTCTCCCTGCTTCTGTCGGCCCTGGTGGCCGACCGGCTCCAACGGCGGGTGACCGAGCCGCTCCAACAGGTGGTCGAGAAGATGAAGGGCATCGCCATGGGCGAAGGGAACCTTTCGGAGCGCCTGGAGGTGGATGGCCGGGACGAGATCGGGCAAGTGGCGGAATCCTTCAACACCTTCGTGCACAAGCTCCAGACGGTGGATGAGATGAAACAGAACCTCATCTCGGTCGTTTCCCACCAGCTGAAGACGCCGGTGGCCGAGATCAACGGCTATATCGAGAACATGTTGGACGGGCTCTCGGGCGAATTGGCGCCCCGGCAACGGCGCTACCTGGAGGAGATGCGGGAGATCGGGCTGGAGAACTACCGGATGATCTGCGATCTGCTGAGCGTTTCGAAGATCGAAAGGGGCGTCATCGCGATCACCGCGAAGGAGGTCCCGCCCCGACGCTTGGTGGAACTGGCCATCCGGGACTACGAGACCTCCATCCGGCGCAAGGGCTTGAAATTGGTGCTGGAGGGGCTGGACCTGGACGTCCGGGTGCTCGCGGACCAGGACAAAACCGTTGAAACCCTCCGGAATCTGATGAACAATTCCTTGAAGTTCACCGATCAAGGTTCGATCACGGTCCGCGTCCTGGACCAGGGCGCCGAGGTCGCCTTGGAGGTGGAGGACACGGGCCTCGGGATGTCCCCCACCACACTGGAGAGCCTCTTCACCAAGAACCGGGTGTTGGGCGCCGAAGCCTCCCGGGCCGGGGCCGGCCTGGGCCTCTTCATCGCCAAGCGTTTCATGAAGCTCCAGGGAGGGGATGTGACCGTCACGTCCCGGCTGGGAAAGGGAAGCTGTTTCCGGGTCACGATCCCCAAGGCCACGGGACAGGAAGGGATGGGAACATGACCAGCCAGAACTTGATCCTGATCGTGGAGGACCAACCGGGTTTCCGGCGCATCTACGAGGATGTCCTGTCCGATGCGGGTTACGAAGTGGTGGTAGCGGAGGACGGGGAAAAGGGCTGGCAGATGATCCGGGACCGCAAGCCCAACCTGGTCCTGCTGGACCTGGGGCTTCCCAAGATGGACGGTTTCGAGGTGCTGAAGCGCATCCGGGAGGACGAGGCCACCCGGTCCATTCCCATCATCATTTTTTCGGTCATGGGCGACGAGAAGGACATCAAGAAGGCCATGGATATGGGGGCCAACGACTACACCATCAAGGGTTTCTACACTCCCCGCCAGATCCTCAGCAAGGTGAAGAACCTGGTCCAGACCAGCGAGGTCGGGCCCTCCGAGACCTCCTTCAAGCTGATGGTCGATCCTTCGGGCGCCGATGCGGTCAAGGTCGGGCAGATCCTCAGCTTAGGCAAGGATAACCAGTGCCCGGCCTGCGCGGTTTCCGTCCGGTTGGAGGTCTTCCCCGACGCCGCCCCTGGCGGCGAGCATTGGTTCCGGGCCCGCTGGTCCTGCCCTCAATGCGGGAAGATCTTCTAACAAGATGGCCGGGAATTGGCGCGGATCTTCGCGAATTAAAACCTGAAGATAAAAGTCATTCGGGCCTGGGTCGGCTTTTTGAATCCGCGCTCATTTGCGTAAATTTGCGGCCGAAGCTTTGCCGTTATGCCGTCCATTTGGCCGTGAACTTCGGCGCGAAGGCGTAGTTCAACTGGACCAACACGATGAAGGCGATGCTCCAGGCGGTCCCAAAAACACAGAGCGCGGCCCCGAAGGCGTAGTAGGCCTGGGCCACCAGGACCCGCCGCCGTACCGCATGGTAGACCCCTTCGGTGCTCTTCCTCCCCAGCAGGTTGGCCCGGCAGGCGTAGCTCCAACTGGCCAGGATCACGACCCCCAACAGCAGGATGTTCAGCCAATAGAACAGGAGGGCCGATCGCAGGTGGATATGGGAGGCGAGCAGGGCGGTGGAGAAGGGGACGACCGCCACCAGGGCCAGGAAGGCCAGGTTGATCCAGGTGAAGTCCCGGTCGGCCCGGACCAATTGGTTCAACTGGGTTTGTTGGCCCACCCAAAAGATGCCAAGGGTCAGGAAGCTCATCAGGAAGGTCACGAAGCGGGGAAAAAGGGCGAGCAGTATCCCCGCCAATTCTCCATCACCCGATAGGGTCCCTTCGGGAACTTTCAGGTCGAGGATCAAGAGCGTCATGGCGATGGCGAAAAGGCCGTCGGAAAGGGCGGCCAGGCGTTCGTGGTTCCCCCCGGCGATCTGGTTGTAGTGCTTGGCCATGGCCTATCCCTTCAGGTGGTAAAGCCCACAGATGAATTTTTGGGAAGGCGAGCGGAAGGGGGCGGGCAGGAAACCAACCTCCATCAACCGGTCTCCCTTGAACTTCCCGGCCCCTTCGATGGAGTAGTGCCGCAAAGGGGCCAGCCCCCGCAAGCGGACCGGGGGAACCTTCGTTCCCCTCTTCCAAGGTTCGGTCTGGAAGATGAAAAGAAGGGCTTGGGACCGCTCCGGGCTCACGAAGAGCCAGGAGGCCCGGGGCCCGGCGAAAGGGCTCTCCAGCCGGTAGAAGTCCCCGAATTGGACCAGGGGACGGATCTCCCGGTAGAGGGAAATATAACCGGCCAATTCCTTCAGGTCCTTCTTGCTCCATTTCGTCAGGTCCGCCTCCACCCCGAAATTGCCCGACATGGCGACCAAGGCGCGCCATTTCAAGGGAAGGGAGCGATGGGTGAAGTGGTTGGGGACGCTGGAAACATGGGCGCCCATGACCAGCGGCGGGTAGGCGAAGGAGGTGGCGTATTGGATCTTGAGGCGGTCCAGGCCGTCGGTGTTGTCCGAGGTCCAGATCTGGGGATGGTAGTTGAGCACTCCTAGGTCGAAGCGGGCTCCACCCCCGGAGCATCCCTCGAAGAGCACCCGGGGGAAACGCCGGTTAAGGCGGTCCATCAGGTCATAGACCCCCATGACATATCGGAAATAGACCTCGCTTTGCCGGTCGGGGGGGAGGGCCGCGCTGTGGACCTCGGAAAGGGAGCGGTTCATGTCCCATTTCACGTAATCGACCTTGGCTTCCTCCAGGGCGGCCGTGAGGACCTTGAACAGGTGATCCCGCACTTCGGGCCTTCCCATGTCGAGCACCAACTGGCTGCGGGAGCCCCGACGGACCCGGCCGGGGGCGTGCAGGCACCAATCGGGATGCTTCTTGTAGAGAAGGCTCTTGGGGGAGACCATCTCGGGTTCGATCCAGAGGCCGAACTTCAGGCCCATCCCATGGATGCGCTCCGAAAGGCCCCCCAGTCCTTCCGGCAATTTGCGGCGGTCCACGGTCCAATCCCCCAGCGATGTGGTGTCGTCGTTCCGTTTCCCGAACCAGCCGTCATCCAGGACGAAAAGTTCCAGGCCGGCATCCTTGCCCGCCTTCGCGATCTTGAGCAGTTTTTCCTGGTCGAACTTGAAGTAGGTGGCTTCCCAGTTGTTGATGAGCATGGGGCGGGGTCTTTTTTGCCAGTGGCCGCCCAGGACCCGGTCCTTGACGAAACGATGGAGCCGGAGGCTCAAGTTGGAGAAGCCGTCCCCGGAATAGGCCAGGAGGGATTCGGGCGTCACGAAGGCCTTGCCCGGCTCCAGGCGCCATTTGAACCCGAAGTCGTTC
The window above is part of the bacterium genome. Proteins encoded here:
- a CDS encoding TonB-dependent receptor — its product is MNKSYFAGGIGPLFFTFILSLGWSFPHPAQAKKAQPTSQTAVNEDDDADGGTTAPDLSQMSLEKLADLDVTVTSSAKKSESLRDATSAIYVITAEDIRRSSARTLPDLLAMVPGVQVARQSGNEWAISARGFNSQYNNKMLVLVDGRNVYDPTFGKVKWNELDLFLPDIERIEVIRGPGGTLWGCNAVNGIVNIITKDSKSTQGTYLSTLAGLDLYGSRPDPRIMDSRLLIRYGGALAANTNYRIYGQFSSEAPSINPKVDPYEDDLGPFWNDSWYDFRVGGRLDWRNATDQVTWESEFQKGHFDYARLTTAVDSLFDPTTFQDINDLNTEIDQNAHLLLRWTRDYSDGSELQTLATYDYHNLTYTNDPRVENLGQFELQFQHRFLLGSWNEITYGGNYRNYSDQFLNPLYFFYSPDNLTLDIYGGYLQDRLTLLEGRLFFTGGVKLESNSFTGGEWQPSGRLLFTPDDKNSLWVAVSKAVRIPVQVGTNLTIYFGGIPADGIGPGTPPVNTYGAFIPNQDLNVENLISYEFGYRTNPTKETSLDLALFFNDYTDLFRFVPVNGTYPSPAGGVIDSSYLPVVQPQNGGKGAIYGLELAGEWKPMKSLKFMAAYTYQDYDQNMVAASNIETGAPPPHHLANGRVYFDPLPDWELNSALYFTDTTTLYDLLDNTHVVPAYCRWDLGLAWKSPEGMRFEIGATDLEGGYKETLPSAFVDPVQVATSLYTRWSLEF
- a CDS encoding YfiR family protein; the encoded protein is MTRKSLILIFLLAFLTGPLGLRAESSRAVDPYELEAAYLVHFLEFVGWPESAFADPKSPYVIGVLGEDPFGEKLSRLTSGRLFNGRTVIIKKFGGYDPEEGDDLRACHVLFVAGSEKDRLPIILKILRRAPVLTVSEIEKFPLYGGILAFDQEGKKIRLYVNPKAAKGAQLQFSARLLQVCRTYGDD
- a CDS encoding ATP-binding protein; this encodes MAWNFKDLALKRKIFLIAVASSTLSLALASCLILLNERLTFPGILEKQLLNLATLVGDNCTAALTFNDEKTAQEVVSTLHNNPHILEAVLYDNRGRVVAWFPQTGTPPAVPARPLREGIWMDRDKAWLYHYVLAGPERLGTLYLVSDMQEMNSRLLNTAMATGVVLVVSLLLSALVADRLQRRVTEPLQQVVEKMKGIAMGEGNLSERLEVDGRDEIGQVAESFNTFVHKLQTVDEMKQNLISVVSHQLKTPVAEINGYIENMLDGLSGELAPRQRRYLEEMREIGLENYRMICDLLSVSKIERGVIAITAKEVPPRRLVELAIRDYETSIRRKGLKLVLEGLDLDVRVLADQDKTVETLRNLMNNSLKFTDQGSITVRVLDQGAEVALEVEDTGLGMSPTTLESLFTKNRVLGAEASRAGAGLGLFIAKRFMKLQGGDVTVTSRLGKGSCFRVTIPKATGQEGMGT
- a CDS encoding response regulator → MTSQNLILIVEDQPGFRRIYEDVLSDAGYEVVVAEDGEKGWQMIRDRKPNLVLLDLGLPKMDGFEVLKRIREDEATRSIPIIIFSVMGDEKDIKKAMDMGANDYTIKGFYTPRQILSKVKNLVQTSEVGPSETSFKLMVDPSGADAVKVGQILSLGKDNQCPACAVSVRLEVFPDAAPGGEHWFRARWSCPQCGKIF
- a CDS encoding TMEM175 family protein, which produces MAKHYNQIAGGNHERLAALSDGLFAIAMTLLILDLKVPEGTLSGDGELAGILLALFPRFVTFLMSFLTLGIFWVGQQTQLNQLVRADRDFTWINLAFLALVAVVPFSTALLASHIHLRSALLFYWLNILLLGVVILASWSYACRANLLGRKSTEGVYHAVRRRVLVAQAYYAFGAALCVFGTAWSIAFIVLVQLNYAFAPKFTAKWTA
- a CDS encoding alpha-galactosidase, with translation MIRHDPRSRTFQLEGQGFSYLLGVSPRKDLHHLHWGVPLSPKAKRALLSDWEKRALEDEHHISREFQRREFPDFGHNDLRTPAFLLEHTDGTRVSEFLYDSFKVLPGKPDFGPGPASRSKTGDQAQTLKIVLVDQLQKLELDLYYTFYPSYGLLVRRTILRNQGRKPVDILKLASASLDLPPGPWNLVRFPGKWAGERQMKDGPLQEGTVRLESRRGISSHEMNPFAMVTRGETSEEKGEVFALAPVTSGNWLIEAELFRDRSLRMTVGLNDFGFKWRLEPGKAFVTPESLLAYSGDGFSNLSLRLHRFVKDRVLGGHWQKRPRPMLINNWEATYFKFDQEKLLKIAKAGKDAGLELFVLDDGWFGKRNDDTTSLGDWTVDRRKLPEGLGGLSERIHGMGLKFGLWIEPEMVSPKSLLYKKHPDWCLHAPGRVRRGSRSQLVLDMGRPEVRDHLFKVLTAALEEAKVDYVKWDMNRSLSEVHSAALPPDRQSEVYFRYVMGVYDLMDRLNRRFPRVLFEGCSGGGARFDLGVLNYHPQIWTSDNTDGLDRLKIQYATSFAYPPLVMGAHVSSVPNHFTHRSLPLKWRALVAMSGNFGVEADLTKWSKKDLKELAGYISLYREIRPLVQFGDFYRLESPFAGPRASWLFVSPERSQALLFIFQTEPWKRGTKVPPVRLRGLAPLRHYSIEGAGKFKGDRLMEVGFLPAPFRSPSQKFICGLYHLKG